The nucleotide sequence ATGTCTCCGTCTTGGTCACCGGCGGGGAAGTTGGGGTCGGCGGAAACGCACGCATGGCCAGCTTAAGATGAGCAGGCCTCAGGATCACTGTGAATGCTCCACAGTCACTGGCATTGGTAACTTAAAGCTTAAACAGAGCTGTCCATTTATTTACGTAACACTTGGGCaacacttttaattatttattaagatttGCTTATGAGATAAAAACAGCAATGCAGTTATTGAAATACGATTGTTTAGCCTATTACAATATCAATAAGTCTTATCCCATACTTAAGAGCAACTGAATAACAatgataaataataattgtcgccagaaaataatcaaagtggAACGAGTATTATAACTTCATCTAATCTAGTATAATCTATTATAAAGGTAGGGTAGTTAATGTGATTTCCCTGCGATTCGCCAATTAATTTTCGCACGGGCCACCATCACTGGCGAGCAGTGGCATATGCAGCATCGGACTCCTGGCTCTCGCTGCGGACTGGGTGACAAGTGCTTTGTGTCAGCACCCCGGTTAGCATGTGGAGCTCAAGCGCCTCGCTCCCCGTCCGATGACAATTTTCACGGGACAGGTGGTGGGGGGTTGGGGCGATCGGCTTACACATTAATTATCACTTCTGTAGCTGGTAGCCGCGACTTCTTTTGCCCGAAGTGGGATGAGTAGGAAATCCTAGCGCTGACATTAGATGGCAACAGCACTTAGTTCGTTGCCTTAGTCTTTTGTTTCTGTTGCATTTCCCTTTTTATGCAGCTGTGCCCTCCGCTGTTTACCCAAGTGATAAATGAGCTGATGAAAGCTCAGCAGGGGGTGGGGTGCACAGATTTATGGTTGCCGGGCCTGCTGAATAATCGATAATAATCGAAAGCAACGCCCACTTGGTGGGAGTGGGAGAAGAACTTGGCTCCGACACTCGAGCACTGCCAtgtatgaaaattaaattataaaatgccATGCAAGTGGGGCGGTGGCCAGGAGTATCCTTCCATTCTCAACCCTCCAGTGCCCAGACTGCCATAAAATTGCCAAGCTCCATACGCAAGGACAGCCAGCAAACGAGGGTGGACGTGCGATTTTCCCGACATTTAATGCAATCCAACGGAAGAGGCCAAACGGGGCGGTGACCCTGCTCCCCAAGCGCTTCCTGTGGCATCCTCATctgctgctgccacgccccactCGTGTTGCACTGGCGTCCAGGATGAGCACCCCGCCCGCCACGCCGCCACCACCCGGACTCCCCCTCCCCACATGCCCGTCAAAAGCAAATAGCCAGCGGGCAGATTTTGTCTTTGCGCGCAAGTGCAGCACGTATCAATTATAGAGGGCTACATGCtaacaacaaaaactacaCTGGTCTCAGCAGGATCCAGCGCAGCAGCCACTACAACGTATTCGCCATGGAGAACGTCTGGTGTGGGCAAGGGATTCAGGGGTGTCCCAGAAATCTCtatcgaaaaaataaaaatcccaGAGATTGCCATCTGagcaaattcatttaaaatgaatttgaTGTACATATAACTTAAATGAACGTCCTTGCATTGCAAGCATTTTTTGCAAgtataacaaaaatatgaacaaTTTGACATTAAAGCCTTAGCCTCTCAGGAAAAAAACCCAAATTTAATCTTATGtgggatacagatacatttgaCTGCTTCTTCCAATTACCGTGGCCATCCGGAAAACTAGAGAAGGCGCCAATACAGCATCTCGCGTTATTTCAACTCCAATCTCTGGGACAGAGACAAAAATTCGGACCGACTCCAAGTGCCCCTGGAGGCACTCAAACCCAGATCCACACCAGGCCGGGCCAGAGAACTGAACCTAATGGGCAAGCaacagaacaaaaaataaaacaggcCATGCCTGCGTTGCCGTGGCTTTAGCCAGGTTTTGCCGCAGTCCTGCATAAAACATGATTAATTCCTGGCCGGGTAATTTATGTAGGCACATAATTCACAGCGGGACACATTTTTCTAGAGAGTTCAGGCCACGGCCAGGCCGAATGCGGTCGCCACTTAAAGGCATTACTAAAAATAGAACTAGCACACACTCAGGCGAGTTCGAGTGTCGATCATATGGTTACTATATatgctaaaaataaaaggccATGGCCAGCCGAACCAAACTCAAGCCCATGCCAAAAACGAGCCTCGTGGCGACGACAGCAACGTTGCGACGTTTGATTTAAATTGAAGCCAAAGCCGGGGAAAGAGCCTGGTCTGAAGTCAAGATCAGAGCCATATGTAGGGTCTCATAGCGCGGAGCTGACaatatcattaaatatttatgatggCACGGCTGAGCAAGGCCGGCCAGCGACTAATCCCTAATTAGATCTGCCCGCTTCGTTTGCGTACTTAGCTGGAAAAACTGTCAAGTTCtttgcctaagtcttttgttattttcttcGAGACGAACTGAAATTTTAAAAGGCTTCAAGAAGAACTGAAAGTCCAAAACCAAATTCCAAAAATTCGTTGTCCTTATTTATATCAACTTCATCTCTTTGAATTTCCTGGGACGCTCGATCTGGCATAAAGTAGGAAGCCCTAAGTGAGTCGTAAGTTGTGGCCTTCCCTTCTGGGGCCACCGGTATGGGTATGGGCAGCTTGACATGATTACGATGCAACCCACAGCAATACTATTTGTTATCTTTATGCGCTGCCTGCTGTCACTCGAGGCGGACTTCCTTCGCGATGTCGATGTAGAATCatgaattgagcctttgcatGCGCCAGTGACAAACGATGATGCTTCCGTGCTCATCTTTCCATCGGATCTTTCCCATTGCCCCGCGAAGTCCCAGCCAGAATGGCATAAATTCTGGGCAAGCAGGCGAGGAGGTGCTGGTGGTGAAGGAGCAGTAGGATCTGTTGCTGCGACCCGCTGGCTTTCATTTctaatttttgcatttggtCCATGGCTACCGATCGGCCCGGAGTTGCGATCCGTGGCCGGCGATGTTTTAGTGCATTTTATTGCTTTATTTGAGAGTCTGGCATTGCAACGCTTGTCAATTTTACAACTTTATAGAGGAGAGCTCTTATcgtttgcatatttatgcatGATCCTCTTCCGATAGTCTGGCCAATCCCCATACCACAAGCCCCAAAATGATTCTGTTGCTGATTCTCGATCCTATTCCCGGGCCCATTGTCCATGTCtcttaatatttttgacatATTGGCCGGCCCATAAGTCTGGTCCCTGGCCGAGAAGCCTCTTATTGTTGTTTGCTCCTTCCCCAGACATTTTCACAAAAAggaaatggcaacaacaaaaatgaaaacaacaacaacaacaggaacaATCTTAAAGAAACCCAGAGGACTTGAGTCCGCTTTTAGTGTCTGCGTTGCCTTCTCGCATTTGAATTGCAAATCCTATTATGACTTgtgaaattataatttttctaGTTGCCTGGCTGAAGTCCCCTTGCCCatcacacccccccccccttgccACTACCACTGCCCCACCTCCAGGGccccatgtccatgtccagtCATAACCGCAGAAGGTTCAATAGCATGAATTATGCATATGCAGACGGTTTCGTTCttttggtttcgtttcgtttcgggAAAATCACAAGCACACGCATCCACATGAACTTAGTTATGATAACGTTGCACATTTCTGACTCCTCCGTGTCCTAGACAAAAACAGAGACGCGGCCGCTGAACGCAGCTCTTcatatttgttttggccagaaaAATTACCCAAGCGAACAGAATCTGCAGTGATATTATATTATcactgattttatttaaatattttccagtCTGTGTGATCAACGCGAAAGTGATCTGATAAATTTGTTGCAGGTTCTGGCTTAACATGTCATACAGATCTTAActctattaaatataattaatatactACTACGTATTTCAGGTTTATTTCTCGCAGTGCCGATCGTATGGTTTATGCGTAGCAGCTGCAGCatagatggagatggagaagACTCTGACGACGCCCCCTCTTTTGGGTTGCTACCGCAAAACTCTGGCTGGAGCTCTTTTGGCCTTAACTGGGCCCAAACCTTGGGCCCGAGACCCAACTGGATTTTTtactggtgctggtgctgtgGCTGATGCTGATTCTGGGCTGTTGGACTGCAGCAGGCCTTGCTGACAGAACAAAGAAGTCGTCcatttgtaattgttgttttgATGCTGTTTggctgtttctgttgctgttgcaataAGGGCAGCGCAGACATGGCCAAGGATTACCACTGCAACACACTTCCCCATGCCGTACCCATAAACCCATATACCCATACTCATACGCATGCACAAAGCCATTCTTAAAGCAAAGTCCAAGCCCAATCTCAATCCCGTGCCCAAGACCAGAGCTTTGGCTATACAAACCATCTGTAGACTTGTACTTTTGCTAAGGCAATCCGACTGCCCAGGTCTGCATACTTTTATGACTTTTGACTTGACTTTGACTTGCCTCCTTAAACGCCCTGGCCAGCAGAAGTTGAATGACCTCAATGACTTGGCTCCCCTTGGCTGAGATCCAAAAATCTCTCCTCAAAGCTGACCAATTACAGGTTACCAGCATATATTTCCAAAAGCAATATGTATTAAATCCAAATCATTTTACGTgtagaataaaatataaatggtTTAGATCATAGTTCGCAAATTCAAAATAGTAATGtaacaataatttaaatggttaaaaaataaagatgTACGTATCGCTCTTCATGAAAATAAGTACACAGCCATAAAAGTAGTTTTACGATATTTACAAAACTTATAAATTCTTGAAAACTCGACTTAGCCGCCGAATGCAAAATGAGTCTAGTTGAATTCAAATGCTCTGTGAAATTGGTTTCACTTGGGCATTCCCAGGCAATTATGAATGTCTTCTCTTTAGCCCCTTGCCGATGACGTGGGCTACTGCAATTTAGCTGGCCAGTTTCCCAACTCCGCCTCAAATTTGATGTCAGTGAACAATTCCACTTGAACTTTTCCGAGACTAAGAAAAGTGGTATGACATTACCCCAATGCCAGAGTAAATTCTCTAATAAGACGCAGACAACAAAAGAATTATATATGCATTACATAATGCCAAACAAGCTAACGCAAATGATAGCGACCAAGCATGGACTAAAGCCAAATCAATTTGCTACACAGTCCACAGGTCCCGAAGggaaaacggaaatggaaCTGCTCCTCGGAGGCTCACGAAACGGGCTGCTCCTCCGTGCTCTCATCATTAACATTGTCCCGGTCAAATCTAGGTATGCTGATGAGGCTGAGCCACCAACGAGCCCTGGCCAACAGGCGAGACATGCGTACTTACGTCTGTGACTATTTGTTTCACGAATTCGTGGCGCATTTTACTtggaaaataaacaagcaaATCTAAACGAAgtttattgaatttcataTACTCTTCTTAGGAATATTCTATGCCAAAAACCATGATGAAACGAAGGTTGtaaagaatttattaatttacttgGGAACGATACCAGTTAAACTTTTTGCTAATTGTAagtaattgaaaattgaagttgagttgaaaatattatattatttcccATAATATTGCAAGTAAATTGTAACGACTAACAGCAATGATATTGTCCTCCTGTATACAACTGAACAAGTTTTCACATATAGCCGATGGATCGAGTGTGACTGCTCTCTAACCAGCAGAGGCATTCCGTCCGTCGGCCCAAACATGGCAAAAGGCATGTCCATCCTTCCTATCGCAACAAGAGCAATTTGTTCTAATGCGCCATggcagcggcagctgctgGAAATGGCGAGACTAAATCTGTGGAAGAAGCTGAAGGAGCTGGAGTGCCTGACTTGCAGTTGCCACGGTCGTGGAGAAGCAGGAGGACATAGAAGtggcagtgggcggtgggcggtggttgCTGGTTGGTGGGAGCAGGAGTAACCGAGTTAGCTGAGATTGCAAAAAGGGCAACCACTGAACACGCAACGGCCAGAACAAATGTAGACATTAAGCTGCTTCCCGGGACAAGAAATCGAGATCGGGAGCGGGAACGGCATGGGGTGAGATGGGATGGCATACCGGCGGAGATTACATCAGCAGCTTCAGGTGACAGACACGCAATGGTATGGCCGGAGGAAAATCCCAGCCTGCTACCCAAGCGGGGTATCATAAAATCATAACTATATTTGACACATAAAATTGTACATACATCTCGTGGCCAAGCAAATCCTTTGGGTTGACACTAACGGTCGCGTCAATAAATTCGCCGtgcaaatttcattaattGCTCCGGGTGGGTGGAAGGTGGCGGACCGGAGGAAGTGGCGCGGGCAGGTGCCACAGCGCCTGCAGATGCCACCGCTGCTCAGAGAGCTCGGTTCGCATGCAGTGCGGGGCTtgccataaaaaatattgGCCACCTTAATGTAAGTGGCTTATAAATTTGTGCACAAGCCCAGACCATTTATGGCCAACGGGCAGGGACCCATGGGGCACTTGTACCTAACTGTTTATGTGGTTAGATGCCAGCCCGGTTGGGTGTGCCTGGGTGTTTCTGTGCGACTCGTTGCTCTTTTGGCCGCATTCAAATATGGAATGCAGCTTCCAGCCGGACTTGAAATTCCATAGATGAGCCTCAAAGGTCAAAGGCACGCAAGCCAGGAGATGCAGAAAATTGATTGATTCAAGCCGTGTCGCTTCCTAAGATGCTAGTCGAGATCCTCAACTTCCAGACACCAGCTACAGCAAGATCGAAAGTTGACTGAAATAATATGTAAGGCCTTTGCCATTTGTTGTAGACGGCCAAAATCCTTTTGGAATAAACATAGAAActttcaataataataataaaaaccaaaattattaaattaatattaatatattcaaaagtgtgggagCAGCTTTGTGGGATAGTGGACGTGCTCACTCTTAGTTAAGGGAATGTGTTCTTTTTATCATTCGTTCTCATAAACTTTCTCTAACTCTTACGTAAGCTCGCAGACTTACGAAATCTTAAAAATAAGCGAAAATAATACTTGCTGCAAATTGTTTCATGATTAAAAAGTCCGAAAAACTAATATCCAGTGTTGGGTTGTAGtcacaaataatatttattattcatttcattttttcactTGCGtattttgatttgcatttcagTTGTACACTTCAGATTTTGCACTTTTGTTGGAAAAGacaaatggcaactaaatgcATTAAGCTTATTAATTTTACAAGCATGGCCACAATGAGTTGTATTGTACTTGAGCTGTTATAGATTCACTCCGGGACAATCTGTTGCTCTGGCAAGACTAagcatacaaaaatatttcaggttTCAATCGTGTTATGcctattattttataaattattgcaTCGAAATTCGTTCTTAAACTAATTTCCTTTAATAGGGAAATTATTATGACAACACTAACTCATACATTCTTCAAATTATACTTTTTGGTAGCAGCAAAATTGGGATTAAGGGTAGTAATTCATTAAAATGACCTGTACTACAAAGTATATATCTTTGGGATAAATTATTTGGTTGGGTTTCGTTCTGCAACTTTGGGTTACTAAACACTAAACTAAATGGCAAGAACTAGTTCTACAAATCCTTCTTCTATGGCACACTCGCATTTGGCGTTGGCTATCAACTCCTGGATTCTACTTCTGTTTCATATACATGGTAGCAATTTTCTCAAGAATCGTGTCTATAGACAACAATTCGTCGCTGAATTTCTGCATAGTGGGGGCTGGCACAATCCACTTAAGAAATTCCTCCACATTTAGCCGGAGTCTGGCCAATGGGGTCATCGTGGCGTCGTCATGGGATTGTCGCTGAGCCAGCTTCAAGGATGCAATGATAACGTTATCGATTAGACGCTTCTCGTAGCCCAACTGGCGCAGCTTTTGAGCGGAGCTAATTTTCTTCAGTACCACTGCCATGTTAAATCTTAAGACAGAGAGAATTTGCGCATCTTCAGACTGATTGCCACTGGGTTTGTCCCCGTCAACTGGACACTTGGCGCAGTGCTCAACATGCGACTGCAGCTCCACCTTGATCTTAAAGAAATCGTGGCAGCCTTCGCACATGTAGGGCTTTTGCTGTTTGTGTATCTTCTTCATGTGGTTCTTTAGGTGCGCCAGCTGAGAAAAGGCTACTTCGTCTTCGCACAGCTGGCAGCGAAAGGGTTTTTCCCCCGTATGCTTTCGGATGTGCAGTTTTAGTACGCTTGAATGGGCAAAGGTCTGGTGGCAGATCTGATGGAAGTAGAAACATAATTTACGGCTGCATGCAAGCTAACACCCTTTCAACTTACCCTACACTGATAGGGGCGCTCTCCCGTGTGCATTCGCATATGGACATTGTACTGGCTTTTCTGGGTGAAATATGTGTTGCACACCTCGCAGACGTGGGTCTTAACAGCGGTGTGCCTCTGCATGTGAGTGGCCAAATCCTCGTCCGGCTCGATCATCTTATGGCATATCTCGCACTCAAATTGCGTCAGCTTGTGGTGCTCCTGGTTTATGTGCGCTCGCAGGGCCAGCTCGTTGGCGAATTGGTTCTCACAGATGCTGCACCGGTGCTCCATGCCCTGCTCGTGTCGCTCCATGTGCACCCGTAAATTGGCGTTGGTTGAGAAGCTGGCCGAGCACTTAGTGCAGTTGAACTGCTGGATACTCGTCTTGTGGTGAGAAACCAtgtgctgttgcagctgcaataTAAATGATAATATATATTAGGAACACCAATGGTTAAGAcctataaaaacaaaagcctaATAGAAAGTTCATTATTAAATacacttatttatatttaattattataataaatattattatttaagtttataataaatcaaattatgagaaaaatataaaattaattgttaaaTCTCAGTTAAAAATGGAATGTCGTATTACTCACTTGACCTCCTCGGGCGAATTTTTTGTCGCAGAGGTCGCAAGGATAGGGCTTCTCGCCAGAGTGGAGGCGCATGTGGAGCCGCAGGCGCTCCTTGAGGGCGAATGATTTTGGGCACTGGGAACAAACGAACTGTTTCCGATGCTCGTGGGCGGTGGTGATATGATTTTTCAGGTTGACCGCCTGGCGGTAGCTCTTGCCACAATCCTTGCACTTGTGCGGTCGTTCGTCCGAGTGGATAAGCATGTGGCGCTGCAGATCCGTCTTGCCACCGAACTCTTTGGAGCATTGACTGCAGACATGGTGCTTGCGTTTCACCGGTTCGCCCTTTCGGGCAGACTTCTTAAGCTGCGGTTGCACGTAATCATCATCCTTTGAGTCCTGCTCTCCGccgtcgtcctcctcctcgtccacACAAGCATCGCGCAGACTTGCCAAGCTGCTCTTCCTCCTTTTGATCGCAAGCGTAGGGCCTGGTGAGGATTCCCTCGCCGCCGGCGGCGAAGACAGCGATATGCCGCTGTCTGTGAGCAGAGAGACGGCATCCTCCTTGGACACACTACGACGGCTGCGTAccatttgtttggtttttattatttggatTCGTAACTAAATTTCTGGGGACCGCTTCCTGGGAAACACCGGCACCTGCTGCGTTTGTCTTTACTTCTAGGGTTAATGTTCTACGTATGTAATTTAGGGTATTCGTATTTTTTGGTTCGATTGCTACTTCTAGGATAGTTCCCATTCACCTTTGGTTTGGATTAGTTCAGATGGGCTGCAAAAAAAGTTAAGAGCTGTTTTAATTCTCCACTCGCCGAGCGCCACGTTCCGAAGCAGACGGAGAATCAAAAACACAGACAGAAATAGTAACCGCAAGTGAAgccgaaacagaaacaagaAGAGAAACAGCAACGGAACAGAAACTCCAGCTGTGTCAACAGTGATAAGACCTATGCACAGGAAAAATATTACCAAAATTGGTGGATTTGCATATTTAGGGGCT is from Drosophila melanogaster chromosome 3L and encodes:
- the CG11247 gene encoding uncharacterized protein, isoform A, with the translated sequence MVRSRRSVSKEDAVSLLTDSGISLSSPPAARESSPGPTLAIKRRKSSLASLRDACVDEEEDDGGEQDSKDDDYVQPQLKKSARKGEPVKRKHHVCSQCSKEFGGKTDLQRHMLIHSDERPHKCKDCGKSYRQAVNLKNHITTAHEHRKQFVCSQCPKSFALKERLRLHMRLHSGEKPYPCDLCDKKFARGGQLQQHMVSHHKTSIQQFNCTKCSASFSTNANLRVHMERHEQGMEHRCSICENQFANELALRAHINQEHHKLTQFECEICHKMIEPDEDLATHMQRHTAVKTHVCEVCNTYFTQKSQYNVHMRMHTGERPYQCRICHQTFAHSSVLKLHIRKHTGEKPFRCQLCEDEVAFSQLAHLKNHMKKIHKQQKPYMCEGCHDFFKIKVELQSHVEHCAKCPVDGDKPSGNQSEDAQILSVLRFNMAVVLKKISSAQKLRQLGYEKRLIDNVIIASLKLAQRQSHDDATMTPLARLRLNVEEFLKWIVPAPTMQKFSDELLSIDTILEKIATMYMKQK
- the CG11247 gene encoding uncharacterized protein, isoform D, which translates into the protein MVSHHKTSIQQFNCTKCSASFSTNANLRVHMERHEQGMEHRCSICENQFANELALRAHINQEHHKLTQFECEICHKMIEPDEDLATHMQRHTAVKTHVCEVCNTYFTQKSQYNVHMRMHTGERPYQCRICHQTFAHSSVLKLHIRKHTGEKPFRCQLCEDEVAFSQLAHLKNHMKKIHKQQKPYMCEGCHDFFKIKVELQSHVEHCAKCPVDGDKPSGNQSEDAQILSVLRFNMAVVLKKISSAQKLRQLGYEKRLIDNVIIASLKLAQRQSHDDATMTPLARLRLNVEEFLKWIVPAPTMQKFSDELLSIDTILEKIATMYMKQK